A portion of the Mesobacillus boroniphilus genome contains these proteins:
- a CDS encoding DUF309 domain-containing protein: protein MTDYPFEYYEFFIKFNEGDYYTCHDLLEDMWMTDKGNLFLKGLLQMSVAIYHYSYGNVKGARLMMQAAHDYLQAYRPVHWGLDLEKVYPFIEKCQRTFPAELDRVPYEEVVMLPVLPVLFLYLED from the coding sequence TTGACGGACTACCCTTTTGAGTATTACGAGTTCTTTATTAAGTTCAACGAAGGAGACTATTATACCTGCCACGACTTACTTGAAGATATGTGGATGACTGATAAAGGCAACCTCTTTTTAAAAGGCCTGCTGCAAATGAGCGTTGCGATTTACCACTACAGCTATGGGAATGTGAAGGGTGCCCGGCTGATGATGCAGGCGGCTCATGACTATTTGCAAGCCTACCGCCCAGTCCATTGGGGGCTTGATTTAGAAAAGGTCTATCCTTTCATCGAAAAGTGCCAGAGGACATTCCCTGCGGAACTTGATCGGGTGCCATATGAGGAAGTTGTGATGCTGCCCGTGCTTCCTGTGTTATTTTTGTATCTCGAAGACTGA
- a CDS encoding divergent PAP2 family protein, whose protein sequence is MELFTNFPLWASLAAIFFAQFVKVPIQYIATRKIDWSLLTSTGGMPSSHSAAVTALATGVALETGLNSAVFAVAAVFAIITMFDASGVRRQAGEQAIVLNQLVADFSRFAQEAKGWQGKPEKEKQKELKELLGHKPIEVFFGGLTGVALTLLLHYLL, encoded by the coding sequence ATGGAGTTATTTACGAATTTTCCATTATGGGCTTCGCTTGCTGCGATTTTCTTCGCGCAATTCGTTAAGGTCCCAATTCAATATATTGCGACGAGGAAAATTGATTGGTCGCTTTTGACAAGCACAGGTGGAATGCCAAGTTCACACTCCGCTGCGGTTACAGCATTGGCTACTGGTGTAGCGCTTGAAACTGGCTTGAATTCAGCCGTTTTCGCGGTCGCCGCTGTTTTTGCTATTATCACGATGTTTGATGCATCAGGTGTCCGCAGGCAGGCAGGGGAGCAGGCTATCGTCTTGAACCAGCTTGTAGCTGATTTTAGCCGATTCGCTCAGGAGGCAAAAGGCTGGCAAGGTAAGCCTGAAAAAGAGAAGCAAAAAGAGCTGAAGGAATTGCTCGGCCATAAACCAATCGAGGTGTTTTTCGGAGGATTGACCGGTGTAGCCTTGACTCTACTGCTGCACTATCTACTTTAA
- the mnhG gene encoding monovalent cation/H(+) antiporter subunit G, giving the protein MTEMEIVKFFAGLFILLGAFLSLVTAFGLIRLPDVYTRNHAASKSATMGVMLVLLGTFLYFWLIEHHFNSRLLLGVVFIFLTSPVAGHLIARAAYNSGVKLSDRTVQDDLAKARKKLEAEGHSK; this is encoded by the coding sequence ATGACAGAGATGGAAATCGTTAAGTTTTTTGCAGGATTGTTTATTCTGTTAGGTGCATTTCTTAGCCTTGTGACTGCCTTTGGACTGATCAGGCTTCCAGATGTTTATACAAGGAACCATGCAGCATCGAAAAGTGCTACAATGGGGGTCATGCTCGTCTTGCTGGGCACCTTCCTCTATTTTTGGTTGATTGAACATCATTTCAATTCCCGACTATTGCTGGGAGTTGTTTTCATCTTCCTCACTTCTCCTGTTGCAGGGCATTTAATTGCAAGGGCAGCTTATAACAGCGGGGTTAAGCTTTCGGACCGCACTGTCCAGGATGACCTTGCAAAAGCACGGAAAAAGTTGGAAGCGGAAGGCCATTCGAAATAA
- a CDS encoding leucyl aminopeptidase, protein MFKVNNQFDFSNSHECLVIGLFHKPSGLEGAVGEADELFAGQLTELVKSGDISTKKKAVSKIHTFGKIGGRKVYFVGLGHEKEYNFETLRDAFGRLFKTAKKEKWTEAAVLLDTFTSDKVQLNDAAHALGEAFPMATYEFEGYKQKSNEPEKRIESLTIYSADEEGEVEAAVEVGYAFGKGTNSARTLVNTPGNLLTATDMAEYAMKLAEKYEFEAEILEKEEMEKLGMGALLAVNQGSSQPPKMIVLKYQGKEEWKDVIGLVGKGITFDTGGYSIKTKAGIVGMKSDMGGAAAVLGAMEIIGELKPEQNVVAVIPSTDNMISGTAFKPDDVITSMSGKTIEVLNTDAEGRLVLADAMTYAKHHGANYLVDIATLTGGVITALGLHTSGALTNNEELFEQVLEASYESGEPIWRLPLFERDIERVRGSKIADLNNSPGAEGHAIMGGAFVGEFAEGTPWVHLDIAGTATTSREHDLGPAGATGVMARTLALLVERFETADKE, encoded by the coding sequence TTGTTTAAAGTTAATAATCAATTTGATTTTTCAAACAGCCATGAGTGCCTGGTGATTGGCTTGTTCCACAAACCGTCTGGCCTGGAAGGTGCAGTTGGTGAAGCCGACGAGCTTTTTGCCGGACAGCTGACAGAACTGGTTAAAAGCGGAGATATTTCAACTAAGAAAAAAGCGGTTTCCAAGATACATACTTTCGGTAAAATTGGTGGGAGAAAAGTATATTTTGTCGGACTTGGGCATGAAAAAGAATACAATTTCGAAACATTAAGGGACGCATTTGGCCGCTTGTTCAAGACTGCAAAGAAAGAGAAGTGGACGGAAGCAGCCGTGCTTTTAGATACTTTTACAAGCGATAAGGTTCAGCTTAATGATGCAGCCCATGCATTAGGTGAAGCTTTCCCGATGGCTACATATGAATTCGAAGGCTACAAGCAAAAATCAAATGAACCCGAAAAGCGAATTGAAAGCCTGACTATTTACAGCGCAGACGAAGAGGGAGAAGTGGAAGCAGCGGTTGAGGTTGGCTATGCATTCGGGAAAGGGACGAATTCGGCTCGTACACTGGTGAATACGCCGGGTAACCTTTTGACCGCGACAGACATGGCTGAATATGCGATGAAGCTTGCAGAGAAATATGAATTCGAAGCAGAAATTTTAGAAAAAGAAGAAATGGAAAAGCTCGGCATGGGCGCGCTGCTTGCGGTCAACCAGGGATCTTCACAGCCGCCTAAAATGATCGTCCTGAAGTACCAGGGAAAGGAAGAATGGAAGGATGTAATCGGCCTTGTCGGCAAGGGAATCACATTTGATACAGGCGGTTATTCCATCAAAACGAAGGCTGGCATCGTCGGCATGAAGTCCGATATGGGCGGTGCGGCAGCGGTGCTTGGTGCAATGGAAATCATCGGAGAGCTGAAGCCGGAGCAGAACGTTGTTGCGGTTATACCATCAACAGACAATATGATCTCTGGTACAGCTTTCAAACCAGATGATGTCATCACGTCAATGAGCGGCAAAACAATTGAAGTATTGAACACAGATGCAGAAGGACGCCTCGTACTTGCTGACGCGATGACTTACGCAAAGCATCACGGCGCGAACTATCTAGTGGACATTGCAACCCTGACAGGCGGTGTGATTACGGCGTTAGGACTGCACACTTCCGGAGCGTTGACAAACAATGAAGAGTTGTTTGAACAAGTGTTAGAGGCTTCTTATGAGTCCGGAGAGCCGATCTGGCGTCTGCCTTTGTTCGAACGCGACATTGAACGTGTCCGCGGCAGCAAAATCGCCGACCTGAATAATTCACCAGGCGCAGAAGGCCATGCCATCATGGGCGGAGCGTTTGTCGGCGAATTTGCAGAAGGCACTCCATGGGTGCACCTCGACATCGCCGGCACAGCGACTACCAGCAGAGAACATGACCTGGGCCCAGCAGGAGCAACTGGCGTCATGGCCCGCACACTTGCATTGCTAGTTGAAAGATTTGAAACAGCGGATAAAGAATAA
- a CDS encoding Na+/H+ antiporter subunit E, whose translation MAFQILLNFILAFVWMFLKTSYSPASFFVGYFFGLLIIYIFRRFFTSRFYLLRVVAVVNLIYIFSKELLLSNIAVLKAVLRPKLNIKPGIFAFPTELKEDWEITMLANLITLTPGTLVVDVSPDNRILYVHAMDISDADEAIQSIKNTFEKAIMEVSR comes from the coding sequence ATGGCTTTTCAAATCTTGCTGAATTTTATTCTGGCCTTTGTCTGGATGTTCCTTAAGACATCCTACTCCCCGGCCTCCTTTTTCGTCGGGTATTTCTTTGGCCTGCTCATCATTTATATTTTCCGCCGCTTCTTCACTTCCCGCTTCTATTTATTGAGGGTAGTGGCCGTGGTGAACTTAATTTATATTTTTTCAAAGGAACTGCTCCTTTCGAATATTGCAGTTTTAAAGGCAGTACTTAGGCCAAAGCTTAATATCAAGCCTGGTATCTTCGCATTCCCGACGGAATTGAAGGAAGACTGGGAGATTACGATGCTCGCAAATCTGATTACTTTGACCCCTGGTACGCTTGTCGTCGATGTTTCACCTGACAACAGGATCTTGTATGTGCATGCCATGGATATCAGTGATGCTGATGAAGCAATTCAGAGCATCAAGAATACGTTTGAAAAAGCGATTATGGAGGTGAGCCGATAA
- a CDS encoding DedA family protein, translating to MDLELVINIIEDNGYIGLFLWLWFGVFVIPVPNEVILMTVGLASAKGTLNPILAFLVTYMGISAAFTSSYLLGRVIGRRLLRLLGKRKRFANSIESAMKLMEKYHAFSLSLSCFAPGVRYLVPLLYGFSRLPYKTFAVFAYSGAFVWVSIIFVLGYLFGDKMDIVIKYNQEIWLVILAFAIILIMFVLRRRKIKDAIRTEEVILQERQQK from the coding sequence ATGGATCTGGAGCTTGTAATCAATATTATTGAAGATAATGGCTATATAGGTTTGTTTTTGTGGCTGTGGTTCGGGGTTTTCGTCATTCCTGTCCCCAACGAGGTGATCCTAATGACTGTAGGGCTTGCTTCAGCTAAAGGGACCTTGAACCCTATCCTTGCATTTTTGGTTACATACATGGGGATTTCTGCGGCATTTACCTCCAGCTATCTGCTGGGGAGGGTAATAGGGAGAAGGCTGCTTCGGTTATTGGGAAAAAGGAAACGGTTCGCGAATTCGATTGAATCAGCAATGAAACTGATGGAGAAGTACCATGCTTTTTCATTGTCGTTAAGCTGTTTTGCTCCAGGTGTCCGATATTTGGTGCCATTGCTTTATGGCTTCAGCAGGCTTCCGTATAAAACCTTTGCCGTTTTTGCCTATAGTGGCGCTTTCGTATGGGTCTCAATCATTTTCGTGCTAGGCTATCTATTTGGAGATAAAATGGACATAGTCATAAAGTATAACCAAGAGATTTGGTTGGTGATCCTTGCTTTCGCGATTATCTTGATCATGTTCGTCCTCCGCCGAAGAAAAATAAAGGACGCGATTAGGACTGAAGAAGTCATTCTTCAGGAAAGGCAGCAAAAATAG
- a CDS encoding hotdog fold thioesterase, translating into MKLELNSTLLGSLGIEITELQRGKVVATMPVDDRTRQPFGLLHGGASVALAETVASVGAFELVDKENEVVVGLEINANHIRAKKDGLVTAVGTVLHQGKTTMVWDIKITDEDEKLVCISRCTIAVIKRKK; encoded by the coding sequence ATGAAATTGGAACTTAACAGCACACTGCTTGGCTCACTAGGAATTGAAATAACAGAACTGCAAAGAGGAAAGGTTGTCGCCACAATGCCTGTCGATGACCGTACAAGGCAGCCATTTGGCTTGCTGCATGGAGGTGCATCTGTCGCTCTGGCAGAAACGGTCGCCAGCGTTGGAGCATTCGAACTAGTCGACAAGGAAAACGAAGTGGTGGTCGGCCTTGAAATCAATGCCAACCATATCAGGGCAAAAAAGGACGGTCTGGTTACTGCTGTCGGTACTGTCCTCCACCAGGGAAAAACAACCATGGTTTGGGATATAAAAATCACCGATGAAGATGAAAAGCTTGTCTGCATATCAAGATGTACGATTGCTGTTATTAAACGCAAAAAGTAA
- a CDS encoding cobalamin-binding protein, with protein sequence MRVISICPSNTEIMEFLGLTDLLVGVDDFSDWPEAVKSLPQLGSDLSINLDLVEELKPDLVLASLSVPGMEKNIEGLAARNIPHIVLNPQSLADIENDLIITANALNMPEHGKEAAAQFRSRLEAIKQKGAKADWSPKLYWEWWPKPVFTPGSINWLTEVSEAAGAENVFKDVELASVQTDWDDVKSRNPDYICIAWVGVRKQKVKKELITNRPGWEELDAIKNDRILILEEELYCRPSPRLLDGLEKLHHLIHN encoded by the coding sequence ATGAGAGTTATTTCAATATGTCCCAGCAATACAGAAATCATGGAATTCCTGGGACTGACAGATCTCCTTGTCGGAGTCGATGATTTTTCAGACTGGCCAGAAGCGGTAAAATCACTGCCACAGCTAGGTTCAGACCTGTCGATTAATCTCGACCTCGTCGAGGAATTGAAGCCAGACCTCGTCCTCGCCTCTTTAAGCGTTCCGGGGATGGAGAAGAATATTGAAGGTTTAGCAGCTCGTAACATTCCGCATATCGTTTTGAATCCGCAATCACTGGCGGATATAGAAAACGATTTGATCATAACAGCTAATGCCTTGAACATGCCTGAACACGGCAAGGAAGCAGCTGCCCAGTTCAGGAGCAGGCTGGAGGCAATCAAGCAAAAAGGAGCCAAAGCCGATTGGAGCCCAAAGCTTTACTGGGAATGGTGGCCCAAGCCCGTTTTCACTCCTGGGAGCATCAACTGGCTGACAGAAGTATCCGAGGCAGCCGGAGCCGAAAATGTTTTCAAAGACGTTGAGCTTGCAAGTGTTCAAACGGACTGGGATGATGTGAAATCACGTAATCCAGATTACATATGCATCGCATGGGTCGGTGTCAGGAAGCAAAAGGTGAAGAAGGAATTGATCACAAACAGGCCTGGCTGGGAAGAACTTGATGCCATCAAAAATGACCGGATCCTCATCCTCGAAGAAGAACTATACTGTCGTCCATCACCACGGCTTTTGGATGGACTGGAAAAATTGCATCATCTCATCCATAACTAA
- a CDS encoding Na+/H+ antiporter family protein produces the protein MNAVVIAVLAMLILSLLRVNVVLALIAGALIGGLTGGLSIEKTIEVFTGGLGGSAEVALSYALLGGFAVAISKTGLPNLMVDWIVGMIGKNGESKAKTYSKAIIVILILMMAIFSQNLIPIHIAFIPILIPPLLIVFNELKIDRRLIASVLTFGLTAPYILLPVGFGGIFHDILATNMADSGMEIDMGDIPAAMLLPVAGLVVGLLIAIFVSYRKPRIYQDHQVVQVEKSEYSKMGIIFSIVAIVAALAAQLYFGSMIIGALAGILVVYASGAIKWREADNLLTEGMKMMAFIGFVMLAAFGFADVLKETGHVETLVAQAADAIGNNKGLGALAMLVVGLLVTMGIGSSFSTIPIIATIFVPLSLQLGFSPMATIAIVGTAAALGDAGSPASDSTLGPTAGLNADTQHNHIWDTVVPTFVHYNIPLIIFGWIAAMVL, from the coding sequence ATGAATGCAGTTGTTATTGCTGTCCTTGCTATGCTGATCTTGAGCTTGCTTCGCGTCAATGTTGTACTGGCATTGATTGCTGGAGCGCTGATTGGCGGGCTGACAGGCGGCTTGAGTATAGAGAAGACGATAGAAGTTTTTACAGGAGGGCTTGGCGGCAGTGCCGAGGTTGCGCTTAGTTACGCGCTGCTTGGAGGATTCGCTGTTGCTATTTCCAAGACTGGCTTGCCCAATTTGATGGTTGACTGGATTGTCGGCATGATTGGCAAGAATGGAGAGTCGAAAGCTAAGACGTATTCTAAAGCGATTATTGTCATCCTGATTTTAATGATGGCGATTTTCTCACAAAACCTGATTCCGATCCACATCGCATTTATTCCAATCTTGATTCCGCCGTTGTTGATTGTCTTCAACGAGCTGAAAATTGACCGTCGTTTAATTGCTTCTGTATTGACGTTCGGGCTGACGGCACCTTATATTTTGCTGCCAGTAGGATTCGGTGGAATTTTCCACGACATCCTGGCTACGAACATGGCTGACAGCGGAATGGAAATCGATATGGGTGATATCCCAGCAGCGATGCTTCTGCCTGTAGCTGGCCTTGTTGTTGGTTTGTTGATCGCGATTTTCGTATCCTACCGAAAGCCTAGAATTTATCAGGATCATCAAGTGGTCCAGGTTGAGAAAAGTGAATACTCCAAAATGGGAATCATTTTCTCCATCGTTGCCATTGTTGCAGCGCTTGCTGCCCAGCTTTACTTTGGATCGATGATTATCGGTGCTCTGGCTGGTATCCTTGTCGTGTACGCGAGCGGAGCGATTAAGTGGCGTGAAGCTGATAATCTTTTAACAGAAGGCATGAAAATGATGGCGTTCATCGGATTCGTCATGCTTGCTGCATTCGGTTTCGCTGATGTGTTGAAAGAAACTGGACACGTTGAAACGCTTGTAGCGCAGGCAGCTGATGCGATTGGCAATAATAAAGGCCTGGGTGCTTTAGCAATGCTTGTTGTAGGACTTTTGGTTACAATGGGAATCGGTTCTTCATTCTCGACGATTCCAATCATCGCGACAATATTTGTACCTTTAAGCCTTCAACTTGGATTTAGCCCGATGGCGACGATTGCGATTGTGGGAACGGCTGCTGCACTTGGTGACGCAGGATCTCCTGCATCTGACAGTACACTTGGACCGACAGCCGGTTTGAATGCTGATACGCAGCACAACCACATCTGGGACACGGTTGTTCCGACCTTTGTTCACTATAATATTCCTTTGATTATTTTCGGCTGGATAGCCGCGATGGTTTTATAA
- a CDS encoding Na(+)/H(+) antiporter subunit F1, with protein MFEAVLWISVTFISLAMIGLIYRVIKGPTVADRVVALDAIGISLVSVIALVSIVLETSAFLDIILLIGILAFIGTVAFSKFLEKGVIMEYDRDGNR; from the coding sequence ATGTTTGAAGCGGTTTTGTGGATTTCAGTTACCTTCATATCACTTGCGATGATCGGCCTTATTTATCGAGTGATCAAGGGGCCTACCGTAGCAGACCGGGTAGTTGCCCTCGACGCAATCGGCATCAGCCTTGTTTCTGTGATTGCTTTAGTATCAATTGTTCTTGAAACTAGTGCTTTTCTAGATATCATCCTGCTGATTGGTATCCTGGCATTCATCGGAACAGTTGCCTTTTCAAAATTCCTTGAGAAGGGAGTAATCATGGAATATGACAGAGATGGAAATCGTTAA
- a CDS encoding sulfite oxidase-like oxidoreductase produces the protein MYFGKARKKGPSDRVPPNQNVTTSFPVLHYGNVPNYKNLDDWTLKIFGLVEKDVVLRYKDLMALPQTTSGNDIHCVTGWSKLDNVWEGISAQELARLAMPKETAKYVILHAEENWTTNLPIEDFLKETSLLAHSHNGQELTPEHGYPLRAVIPHLYFWKSAKWVRGIEFSSENRPGFWEENGYHMYGNPWKEQRMIWD, from the coding sequence ATGTATTTCGGAAAAGCGCGTAAAAAGGGCCCTTCGGACAGAGTCCCGCCGAACCAAAATGTTACGACCTCTTTCCCTGTCCTGCATTATGGCAATGTGCCAAATTATAAGAATCTCGATGATTGGACCTTGAAGATTTTTGGTCTTGTAGAAAAAGATGTGGTTTTACGTTATAAAGATTTAATGGCTCTCCCGCAAACGACCTCCGGCAATGACATTCACTGTGTGACTGGCTGGTCCAAGCTTGATAATGTGTGGGAGGGGATTTCCGCTCAGGAGCTAGCCAGACTGGCCATGCCAAAGGAAACAGCGAAATATGTCATTCTCCATGCTGAGGAAAATTGGACGACGAATCTGCCGATTGAGGACTTTCTTAAGGAAACAAGCCTGCTTGCCCATTCCCATAACGGGCAGGAGCTTACCCCGGAACATGGCTATCCATTGAGAGCTGTCATTCCGCATCTATACTTCTGGAAGAGTGCGAAATGGGTCAGAGGGATTGAATTCTCATCTGAAAACCGGCCTGGTTTTTGGGAGGAGAATGGATATCATATGTATGGAAACCCATGGAAGGAACAACGGATGATCTGGGACTAG
- a CDS encoding Na+/H+ antiporter subunit D has protein sequence MNNLIILPILIPLITGVVLIFFTKNIMAQRWISAISSLLTIIASFMLANHVYRNGIQTMDLSNWEAPYGITLVSDMLSALLVLTTSIIAFAALFYSFKSIGEARERFFYYPVVNFLIVGVNGAFTTGDIFNLFVFFEVMLMSSYVLIVLGGTKIQLRESIKYILVNVISSALFVIAVAYLYSVVGTLNMAHISVRLSEVGNAGIITVIAVLFLIVFGLKGAIFPLYFWLPGSYYAPPAPVMALFGALLTKVGVYSITRTYTLFFYHDAGYTHQLLQILAVITIIVGVIGALAYTDIKKIIIYNIIVAVGVILFGVSLLTTESLTGAVFYLIHDMNIKAALFLLVGIIVIITGTSDLEKISGLINRYPALGWTFFIATAALAGIPPLSGFAGKIMIVRSGFETENYIGAFVVLMSSLLVLLSVMRIFIRGFWGTPRAYKNEDEAPAKWLLIAPALLTVFAVLYGFGTEAIYPVISTAAETLANPEIYINAVLKE, from the coding sequence ATGAATAATCTAATCATCTTACCCATCTTGATTCCTCTGATTACAGGGGTTGTACTTATTTTTTTCACAAAAAACATCATGGCCCAGCGATGGATTTCAGCGATAAGCAGTCTACTCACGATTATCGCCTCCTTCATGCTGGCAAACCATGTTTATCGGAATGGCATCCAGACGATGGATCTCAGCAACTGGGAAGCACCATACGGCATAACGCTTGTATCGGATATGCTTTCCGCCCTGCTAGTATTGACAACAAGTATCATCGCTTTTGCGGCCTTGTTTTACTCCTTCAAATCCATAGGAGAAGCTCGTGAAAGATTTTTCTATTATCCTGTCGTCAATTTCTTGATTGTCGGGGTTAATGGGGCCTTTACAACGGGCGATATTTTCAACTTGTTTGTATTTTTCGAAGTGATGCTGATGTCCTCATATGTATTGATTGTATTGGGCGGGACGAAAATCCAGCTCCGTGAATCCATTAAATACATACTCGTGAACGTTATTTCATCTGCCTTATTCGTTATCGCTGTCGCCTATTTGTATTCAGTTGTAGGGACGCTGAACATGGCACATATCTCTGTGAGGCTCAGTGAGGTCGGGAATGCAGGAATCATTACGGTAATTGCCGTTCTATTCTTGATTGTATTCGGACTGAAAGGCGCGATTTTCCCGCTTTATTTCTGGCTGCCAGGATCGTATTACGCACCGCCAGCACCAGTAATGGCACTGTTCGGGGCACTTCTGACCAAGGTTGGCGTATACTCGATCACAAGAACATATACATTGTTCTTTTACCATGATGCCGGTTATACTCATCAGTTGCTGCAAATCCTCGCTGTCATAACGATCATTGTCGGAGTCATCGGGGCACTGGCTTATACTGATATCAAAAAAATCATTATTTATAACATCATTGTTGCGGTCGGTGTTATCCTGTTCGGAGTATCCCTCCTGACAACTGAATCACTCACTGGCGCGGTCTTTTACCTGATCCACGACATGAACATTAAAGCGGCACTGTTCCTGTTGGTCGGTATTATCGTCATAATCACCGGAACTAGCGACCTTGAGAAAATCAGTGGTCTGATCAACAGGTACCCTGCACTCGGCTGGACGTTCTTCATTGCCACAGCCGCACTTGCCGGCATTCCGCCGCTCAGTGGATTCGCAGGCAAAATTATGATTGTGCGCTCTGGATTTGAAACTGAAAACTATATCGGTGCTTTTGTTGTTCTGATGTCGAGCTTGCTTGTACTGCTTTCAGTCATGAGGATTTTTATCAGGGGCTTCTGGGGAACTCCAAGAGCCTATAAGAATGAGGATGAAGCACCTGCAAAATGGCTGCTCATTGCACCAGCACTTCTCACTGTGTTTGCTGTGCTATACGGCTTCGGAACTGAAGCTATTTATCCGGTTATTTCAACAGCTGCAGAAACGCTTGCCAATCCGGAAATCTACATCAATGCTGTTTTAAAGGAGTGA
- a CDS encoding FAD-dependent monooxygenase, with protein MSDARITIAGGGISGLCTAIALQSKGIHANVYEKEKKVHEPDTGIILSGNAIRAFYIMGLGAKLRASGMDSDGCLLKSDSGNNIAEFAYHSPSHIPNYLFIHRSEFQRILTDALLPGSLHFDKHMIDFKHDNTMTLFFKDGTSIETDYLISCDGAASQIRTKLFPNSSLAYSGFSCWRGIIENPPMNVPDYTETWGPRGRFGIAPLKDNQVFWYALKRSSTENSDMSKWSPIDLLFNFFYYHEPIQEILENTSPDRIIYDNLYEIKPLTPLQSGNILLLGDSAHASMPNIGQGASQAAEDAVYLANWISSEERIDKAFFKYETHRQERMKIVKDEMKIYGLAARIDFPVLCSIRNKLLQMTPASYHNAKLRKLVEIEGDMETFQ; from the coding sequence ATGAGCGATGCAAGAATCACAATTGCCGGCGGCGGAATCAGCGGGTTATGCACAGCGATTGCCCTGCAGAGTAAAGGAATCCATGCGAATGTGTATGAAAAAGAAAAAAAAGTACATGAACCGGATACTGGAATCATCTTAAGTGGTAACGCCATAAGAGCATTCTACATTATGGGATTAGGAGCCAAACTGCGTGCAAGCGGAATGGATTCTGATGGCTGTCTGCTAAAATCCGATTCTGGAAATAACATTGCTGAATTCGCCTATCATTCACCATCACATATCCCTAATTACCTGTTTATCCACCGTTCTGAATTCCAAAGAATTTTGACAGATGCACTCCTCCCTGGTTCTCTCCATTTTGATAAGCATATGATTGATTTTAAACACGACAATACAATGACATTATTCTTCAAAGATGGTACTAGTATAGAAACAGACTATCTTATAAGCTGCGACGGTGCAGCTTCACAAATTCGCACAAAACTGTTCCCAAATAGCAGCCTGGCTTATTCAGGTTTCTCCTGCTGGAGAGGCATCATTGAAAATCCGCCAATGAATGTCCCTGATTATACTGAAACCTGGGGACCGAGGGGACGATTCGGGATTGCACCATTAAAAGATAATCAGGTGTTTTGGTATGCCTTGAAAAGATCCTCGACGGAAAACAGCGACATGAGCAAATGGTCCCCTATTGATTTATTATTCAACTTTTTCTATTACCATGAACCAATTCAGGAAATTTTGGAAAATACCTCTCCTGACCGTATCATTTACGATAATTTGTATGAAATAAAACCTTTAACTCCACTCCAATCGGGTAATATCCTGCTACTCGGAGATTCAGCACACGCTTCAATGCCCAATATAGGCCAGGGAGCATCACAGGCTGCTGAAGATGCCGTTTACCTGGCAAATTGGATCAGCAGCGAAGAAAGAATTGATAAGGCATTCTTTAAGTATGAAACACACAGGCAGGAGCGTATGAAGATAGTGAAAGATGAAATGAAAATTTACGGATTGGCAGCACGGATTGATTTCCCCGTACTTTGCTCAATACGTAATAAACTTCTTCAGATGACACCTGCTTCATACCATAATGCGAAGCTGAGGAAATTAGTTGAAATTGAAGGGGATATGGAAACTTTTCAGTGA
- a CDS encoding Na(+)/H(+) antiporter subunit C — MEILMAFLIGILFMTATYLMLSKSLLRIIIGTGLLSHGAHLLLLTMGGLKRGAAPLLGEHAPSYADPLPQALILTAIVISFGVTAFFLVLAYRAYQELGTDNMDRLRGKEGHE; from the coding sequence ATGGAAATCTTAATGGCTTTTCTAATTGGAATTTTATTTATGACAGCCACTTACCTCATGCTTTCAAAAAGCTTGCTCAGGATCATTATCGGGACAGGGCTGTTAAGTCACGGCGCCCACCTTCTCCTGCTGACAATGGGAGGCTTAAAAAGAGGTGCGGCTCCGCTCCTGGGAGAACATGCCCCATCCTATGCCGATCCGCTGCCACAGGCACTGATCCTGACAGCGATCGTCATCAGCTTTGGTGTGACAGCATTCTTCCTGGTTCTGGCCTACCGTGCCTACCAGGAGCTTGGAACCGATAATATGGATCGCTTGAGAGGAAAGGAAGGACATGAATAA
- a CDS encoding asparagine synthase yields the protein MNRIREGMIPAVLGTAVTAAGFAMKQNRKIDKMVSNTIFGFGLAHIVLGAIDLVEHRNEF from the coding sequence ATGAACCGAATTCGTGAAGGCATGATTCCTGCTGTGTTAGGAACAGCTGTTACAGCAGCTGGTTTCGCTATGAAACAAAATCGAAAAATCGATAAGATGGTTTCAAACACCATATTCGGTTTCGGATTGGCCCATATCGTTCTAGGGGCCATTGATTTGGTTGAGCACCGGAATGAATTTTAG